A stretch of Gemmobacter fulvus DNA encodes these proteins:
- the glmS gene encoding glutamine--fructose-6-phosphate transaminase (isomerizing), which yields MCGIVGVLGNNQVAPLLVEALKRLEYRGYDSAGIATVNDGALDRRRAIGKLVNLSDLLVHEPLAGRAGIGHTRWATHGAATVANAHPHRAGSVAVVHNGIIENFRELRAELTGAGYHFESETDTEVVALLLRHELAQGKSPRDAAETVLPRLHGAFALCFLFEGEDDLLICARKGSPLAIGHGDGEMFVGSDAIALAPMTDRITYLEEGDWAVVTRAGAEIFDVANRRANRAVQRIQVDATRIEKGGYKHFMAKEIAEQPVVLADALKHYVENSGGAHPTLRLPEGVDFTGVDRLTLVACGTASYACHVAKYWFEQLAGLPCDIDIASEFRYREPPLSDRSWALFVSQSGETADTLAALRYAKDKVAKVLSVVNVPTSSIARESDLALPILAGIEVGVASTKAFTCQLAVLALLALKAAQDRGRLTPAELAAHLAQFRLLPGLMNHALGLAGDIEKLSEQLAEAQDVLFLGRGPMFPLALEGALKLKEISYIHAEGYASGELKHGPIALIDARVPVIVLAPRDHLFEKTVSNMQEVMARHGKVLLMSDAAGVAEAGMGCWKTLTLPQVPDLFAPILYAIPAQLLAYHTAIAKGTDVDQPRNLAKSVTVE from the coding sequence ATGTGCGGTATTGTTGGGGTTCTGGGCAACAACCAGGTCGCGCCGCTTTTGGTTGAGGCGCTGAAACGGCTGGAATATCGCGGCTATGACAGCGCAGGCATCGCCACGGTGAACGACGGCGCGCTGGATCGCCGCCGCGCCATCGGCAAGCTGGTGAACCTGTCCGACCTTCTGGTGCATGAACCGCTGGCCGGACGTGCCGGGATCGGCCATACCCGCTGGGCCACGCATGGGGCGGCCACGGTGGCCAATGCCCATCCGCATCGCGCCGGCAGTGTGGCCGTGGTGCATAATGGCATCATCGAAAACTTCCGCGAGTTGCGGGCCGAACTGACCGGCGCTGGCTATCACTTTGAATCCGAGACCGATACCGAAGTGGTGGCCCTTCTGCTGCGCCACGAGCTGGCGCAAGGCAAATCGCCGCGGGATGCCGCCGAAACCGTGCTGCCGCGGCTGCATGGCGCCTTTGCGCTGTGCTTCCTGTTTGAGGGCGAGGATGATCTGCTGATCTGTGCCCGCAAAGGCTCGCCGCTTGCCATCGGCCATGGTGACGGCGAGATGTTCGTGGGCTCGGATGCCATTGCGCTGGCCCCGATGACCGACCGCATCACCTATCTCGAAGAGGGCGACTGGGCCGTTGTCACCCGCGCCGGGGCCGAGATCTTTGATGTGGCCAACCGTCGGGCCAACCGCGCCGTGCAGCGGATCCAGGTCGATGCGACCCGCATCGAAAAGGGCGGCTACAAACATTTCATGGCCAAGGAAATTGCCGAACAGCCGGTGGTTCTGGCCGATGCGCTGAAACATTATGTGGAAAACAGCGGCGGCGCGCATCCGACCCTGCGCCTGCCCGAAGGCGTGGATTTCACCGGCGTCGACCGTCTGACGCTGGTGGCCTGTGGCACCGCCTCTTATGCCTGCCATGTGGCGAAATACTGGTTCGAGCAACTGGCGGGCCTGCCCTGCGACATCGACATCGCGTCAGAGTTCCGCTACCGCGAACCGCCGCTGTCAGACAGGTCCTGGGCGCTGTTTGTCAGCCAGTCGGGCGAAACCGCCGATACGCTGGCCGCCCTGCGCTATGCCAAGGACAAGGTGGCGAAGGTGCTGTCGGTGGTCAATGTGCCCACCTCCTCCATCGCGCGGGAATCCGATCTGGCGCTGCCGATCCTGGCCGGGATCGAGGTCGGCGTGGCCTCGACCAAGGCCTTCACCTGCCAATTGGCCGTGCTGGCGCTGTTGGCGCTGAAAGCCGCGCAGGATCGCGGGCGGCTCACCCCGGCAGAGCTGGCCGCACATCTGGCGCAGTTCCGGCTGCTGCCCGGCCTGATGAACCACGCGCTTGGCCTTGCCGGTGACATCGAAAAACTGTCAGAGCAACTGGCCGAGGCGCAGGACGTGCTGTTCCTTGGCCGGGGCCCGATGTTCCCACTGGCCCTGGAAGGGGCGCTGAAGCTCAAGGAAATCAGCTATATCCACGCTGAAGGCTATGCCTCGGGCGAGCTGAAACACGGCCCCATCGCGCTGATCGACGCCCGCGTGCCGGTGATCGTGCTGGCCCCGCGCGACCATCTGTTTGAAAAGACCGTCTCCAATATGCAGGAGGTCATGGCCCGCCATGGCAAGGTGCTGCTGATGTCGGATGCGGCGGGGGTGGCCGAGGCGGGCATGGGCTGCTGGAAAACCCTGACCCTGCCGCAGGTGCCCGATCTGTTTGCGCCGATCCTCTATGCGATCCCGGCGCAGCTGCTGGCCTATCACACCGCGATTGCCAAAGGCACCGATGTGGATCAGCCGCGCAATCTGGCCAAATCCGTGACGGTGGAGTGA
- a CDS encoding pyridoxamine 5'-phosphate oxidase family protein, whose translation MAKQFDAFSDDHRSFIAAQPIYFVATAAPDARINLSPKGMDSLRVIGPNRLIWLNVTGSGNETAAHLAQDARMTVMWCSFSQRPLILRAYGTARVLHLADADWPELAALLPDLPGARQIYDLTVDLVQTSCGYAVPFMEFSAERPVLRNWAEGKGPDGLRDYWSDRNRQSIDGLPTGIAANLGETE comes from the coding sequence ATGGCAAAACAGTTTGACGCCTTCAGCGACGATCACCGCAGCTTCATCGCGGCCCAGCCGATCTATTTTGTGGCCACCGCCGCGCCCGATGCCCGCATCAACCTCAGCCCCAAGGGCATGGACAGCCTGCGCGTGATCGGCCCCAACCGGCTGATCTGGCTGAATGTCACCGGATCGGGCAATGAAACGGCGGCGCATCTGGCGCAGGATGCGCGCATGACGGTGATGTGGTGCAGCTTCTCGCAGCGCCCGCTGATCCTGCGCGCCTATGGCACGGCGCGCGTGCTGCATCTTGCCGATGCCGACTGGCCAGAGCTTGCGGCGCTGCTGCCCGATCTGCCGGGTGCCCGGCAGATTTACGATCTGACGGTCGATCTGGTGCAGACCTCTTGCGGCTACGCCGTGCCCTTCATGGAGTTCAGCGCCGAACGCCCGGTGCTGCGCAACTGGGCCGAAGGCAAGGGCCCTGACGGGCTGCGCGACTATTGGTCGGACCGGAACCGCCAATCCATCGACGGGCTGCCCACCGGCATCGCCGCCAATCTCGGAGAGACAGAATGA
- a CDS encoding DNA alkylation repair protein: MTPTEALAQIEAAALPGKAAEMAAYHKAERRYLGTANPEIDALTKAWRAELTLEDRLALAEALWVSNIHEGRIAAAKLLTQARIRPDDSAAWQLIQGWVPDFDAWAIADHATIAGQKRVMADPERLDAVEAWITAPNMWVRRAALVITLPFAKLAFPKPAELAARERALGWAAAYVGDRDWFIQKAIASWLRDLSKHDAARAAQFLAEHGPYLKSFARKEAAQYLPASDAS; this comes from the coding sequence ATGACCCCGACCGAGGCTCTGGCCCAGATCGAAGCCGCCGCCCTGCCCGGAAAAGCCGCCGAAATGGCCGCCTATCACAAGGCCGAACGTCGGTATCTGGGCACCGCAAACCCCGAGATCGACGCACTGACCAAAGCCTGGCGGGCGGAACTGACGCTTGAGGATCGCCTTGCGCTGGCCGAGGCCCTGTGGGTCAGCAATATCCATGAAGGCCGCATCGCCGCCGCCAAATTGTTGACGCAAGCCCGCATCCGCCCGGATGACAGCGCCGCCTGGCAGCTGATTCAAGGCTGGGTGCCGGACTTTGACGCCTGGGCCATTGCCGATCATGCCACCATTGCGGGGCAGAAGCGCGTGATGGCCGACCCAGAGCGGCTGGACGCGGTCGAAGCCTGGATCACCGCCCCGAATATGTGGGTGCGCCGTGCCGCGCTGGTCATCACCCTGCCCTTCGCAAAGCTCGCCTTTCCGAAACCGGCAGAGCTTGCGGCACGCGAACGCGCCTTGGGCTGGGCCGCCGCTTATGTGGGCGATCGGGACTGGTTCATCCAGAAGGCCATCGCAAGCTGGCTGCGCGATCTGTCAAAGCATGATGCCGCCCGCGCCGCGCAGTTTCTGGCCGAACATGGGCCTTACCTGAAATCCTTTGCCCGCAAGGAAGCGGCGCAATACCTGCCCGCCTCCGACGCGTCGTGA
- the moaA gene encoding GTP 3',8-cyclase MoaA produces the protein MNAPLIDPFARAISYLRVSVTDRCDFRCVYCMSENMTFLPKADLLTLEELDRMCSTFIGLGVEKLRITGGEPLVRKGILTFFQAMKRHLDRGALKELTLTTNGSQLARYAADLAACGVRRINVSLDTLDATKFAQITRWGRLPQVLEGITAAKAAGLRVKINTVALKGFNEDELFTLVDWCAQEGHDLTFIEVMPMGDLGNEDRLDQYWPLSDLRARLATRFTVTDLAERTGGPARYLRLEQTGQKIGFITPLTHNFCESCNRVRLTCTGELYMCLGQEDMADLRAPLRASADDAVLVQAIRDAILKKPKGHDFDYSRQKVAGQMTRHMSHTGG, from the coding sequence ATGAACGCTCCATTGATCGACCCCTTCGCCCGCGCGATCAGTTACTTGCGCGTCTCGGTCACTGACCGCTGCGATTTCCGCTGCGTCTATTGCATGTCGGAAAATATGACCTTCCTGCCCAAGGCCGACCTTCTGACGCTGGAAGAGCTGGACCGCATGTGTTCCACCTTCATCGGGCTTGGCGTCGAAAAGCTGCGCATCACCGGCGGCGAGCCTTTGGTGCGCAAGGGCATCCTGACCTTCTTTCAGGCGATGAAACGGCATCTGGACCGTGGCGCGCTGAAAGAGCTGACGCTGACCACCAATGGCAGCCAGCTTGCCCGCTATGCGGCGGATCTGGCCGCCTGTGGCGTGCGGCGGATCAATGTCTCGCTCGATACGCTGGATGCGACGAAGTTCGCGCAGATCACCCGCTGGGGGCGGCTGCCGCAGGTTCTGGAGGGCATAACTGCCGCCAAGGCTGCGGGCTTGCGCGTCAAGATCAACACCGTGGCGCTGAAAGGCTTCAACGAAGATGAACTGTTCACGCTGGTCGACTGGTGTGCGCAGGAAGGCCATGACCTGACCTTCATCGAGGTGATGCCGATGGGCGATCTGGGCAATGAGGATCGGCTGGACCAGTATTGGCCGCTGTCCGACCTGCGCGCCCGCTTGGCCACGCGCTTTACCGTCACCGATCTGGCCGAGCGCACGGGTGGCCCCGCCCGCTATCTGCGGCTGGAACAGACCGGGCAGAAGATCGGCTTTATCACGCCCCTGACCCATAATTTCTGCGAAAGCTGCAACCGCGTGCGGCTGACCTGCACCGGCGAATTGTATATGTGCCTTGGGCAAGAGGATATGGCCGACCTGCGCGCGCCGCTGCGGGCCAGTGCCGATGATGCCGTGCTGGTGCAGGCCATCCGCGATGCGATCCTGAAAAAGCCGAAAGGGCATGATTTCGATTATTCCCGCCAGAAAGTCGCGGGGCAGATGACCCGCCACATGAGCCATACGGGTGGCTGA
- a CDS encoding HPP family protein yields MNISSDSGLFLRALAHLLPAMARPPLREALRAGLGGALALGLMAVLLERFRPETAGMMLIAPLGATAFLLFAVPNSPLAQPWPALVGNMLSALVATAVVMAGLPQPIDIILAIGGSFVAMALARAMHPPGAAVALWAVLTAPVIQEIGYAFVLTPVAVDTALLILAATIWNRATGRAYPFRLPIDAPSPPAPIRRALPPPEELETLLESLRLTANIGVEDLTRLLEELERRHPHSAPPPR; encoded by the coding sequence ATGAATATCTCGTCTGACTCCGGCCTGTTTCTGCGGGCGCTTGCGCATCTTCTGCCCGCCATGGCCCGCCCGCCGCTGCGCGAGGCGCTGCGCGCCGGGTTGGGAGGGGCCTTGGCGCTCGGGCTGATGGCCGTGCTGCTGGAACGGTTCCGCCCCGAGACGGCCGGCATGATGCTGATCGCGCCGCTGGGGGCGACCGCGTTTTTGCTGTTTGCCGTGCCGAACAGCCCGCTCGCCCAGCCCTGGCCCGCTCTGGTCGGCAATATGCTGTCGGCCCTTGTCGCCACAGCGGTGGTGATGGCGGGCCTACCGCAACCGATTGATATCATTCTGGCAATTGGTGGATCCTTTGTCGCCATGGCGCTCGCCCGTGCCATGCACCCGCCCGGTGCTGCCGTGGCGCTCTGGGCTGTGCTGACAGCCCCGGTCATTCAGGAGATCGGTTATGCCTTTGTCCTGACCCCGGTGGCGGTCGACACCGCGCTGTTGATTCTGGCGGCAACGATCTGGAACCGCGCGACGGGCCGCGCCTATCCGTTCCGCCTGCCGATCGACGCGCCAAGCCCGCCCGCCCCGATCCGCCGCGCCCTGCCGCCACCGGAAGAGCTGGAAACGCTGCTGGAAAGCCTGCGTCTGACGGCGAATATCGGGGTGGAGGATCTGACGCGCCTGCTTGAAGAACTCGAACGCCGCCACCCACATTCTGCGCCGCCGCCGCGCTGA
- a CDS encoding Crp/Fnr family transcriptional regulator: MTTACQACPLRKKPLFQQMSDDELVFMQKFKKGELSVQAGTTILLEGAASPQLFTVLRGQGLRYKTLEDGRRQVVNFVFAGDFLGLQSALMGEMKHTTEATTDMVLCVFDRNELWNLFRTHPGRGYDLTFLGATEEHFLGDALATLGQREAIERVAWALMRMWRRAEGLGLTGSGTAPLPWKQQDLADAVGLSLVHTNKTLARLKREGIAVWQDGRLALPNRARLAEIAMYDDGDIVQRPLF; encoded by the coding sequence ATGACAACCGCCTGTCAAGCCTGCCCCTTGCGCAAGAAACCGCTGTTCCAGCAGATGAGCGATGACGAGCTGGTTTTCATGCAGAAGTTCAAGAAGGGCGAATTGTCGGTGCAGGCGGGCACCACGATCCTGCTGGAGGGGGCGGCCAGTCCGCAATTGTTCACTGTGCTGCGCGGTCAGGGCCTGCGGTATAAAACACTGGAAGATGGTCGGCGGCAGGTGGTCAACTTCGTGTTTGCCGGTGATTTTCTGGGTCTGCAATCGGCGCTGATGGGCGAGATGAAACACACGACCGAGGCGACGACCGACATGGTGTTATGTGTCTTTGATCGCAACGAATTGTGGAACCTGTTCCGCACCCATCCGGGGCGCGGTTATGATCTGACATTTCTGGGCGCGACCGAAGAGCATTTTCTGGGCGATGCGCTGGCGACGCTGGGCCAACGCGAGGCCATCGAACGCGTCGCCTGGGCCCTGATGCGCATGTGGCGGCGGGCCGAAGGTCTGGGGTTGACCGGCTCTGGCACAGCGCCCTTGCCATGGAAACAACAGGATCTGGCCGATGCGGTGGGCCTGTCGCTGGTGCATACCAACAAGACGCTTGCCCGACTGAAACGCGAAGGCATCGCGGTCTGGCAAGACGGTCGGCTGGCCCTGCCGAACCGCGCCCGACTGGCCGAAATCGCCATGTATGACGATGGCGACATCGTGCAACGCCCGCTGTTCTGA
- a CDS encoding DUF192 domain-containing protein produces MGSSSAWSGRLIAALVLVSGLVPSLARAQSCDPAQVQLRGPFGQAQFSVELADDADERAQGLMFREELAASAGMLFVYEYPQHAVFWMKNTLIPLDMVFADATGRVTHVHSNAVPQDETPIDGGTDVTLVLEIRGGLAARLGIAPGAELRHPAIAQTAAIWPCAAE; encoded by the coding sequence ATGGGAAGCAGCAGCGCGTGGTCAGGACGGCTGATTGCCGCTCTGGTTCTGGTTTCAGGGCTCGTGCCATCCTTGGCACGGGCGCAGAGCTGCGATCCGGCGCAAGTGCAGTTGCGCGGGCCCTTCGGGCAGGCGCAGTTTTCCGTTGAACTGGCCGATGATGCGGACGAACGTGCGCAGGGCCTGATGTTCCGCGAAGAGCTGGCCGCTTCGGCCGGGATGCTGTTTGTCTATGAATATCCGCAACATGCGGTGTTCTGGATGAAAAACACCCTGATCCCGTTGGACATGGTGTTTGCCGATGCAACGGGGCGGGTGACGCATGTGCATTCCAATGCTGTGCCGCAGGATGAAACCCCGATTGATGGCGGCACGGATGTGACACTCGTGCTGGAAATCCGTGGCGGTCTGGCCGCCCGGCTGGGCATTGCCCCCGGCGCAGAGCTGCGCCACCCCGCCATCGCACAGACTGCGGCGATCTGGCCCTGCGCGGCAGAATAG
- a CDS encoding cold-shock protein encodes MTEENVATPRMVHGKVKWFDPAKGFGFILADEGGSDILLHANVLRNYGQSSVADGTNISVMVQNTQRGVQAVEVLKIEPPAGMAFPLGEEHGLATPEEIAARPLEPARVKWFDKSKGFGFANVFGRPEDVFVHVEVLRLSGFADLAAGEAVCLRIIDGKRGRMAVQVVSWEAAARGQDG; translated from the coding sequence ATGACTGAAGAGAACGTCGCCACACCACGAATGGTGCATGGCAAAGTAAAGTGGTTCGACCCTGCCAAGGGGTTCGGTTTCATCCTCGCGGATGAAGGCGGATCGGACATATTGCTGCATGCAAATGTGCTGCGCAATTACGGGCAGAGTTCCGTCGCCGACGGAACGAACATCAGCGTCATGGTGCAGAATACGCAGCGTGGGGTGCAGGCGGTGGAGGTTCTGAAGATCGAGCCGCCCGCTGGAATGGCCTTCCCGCTGGGCGAGGAGCATGGCCTTGCCACGCCCGAAGAGATCGCAGCCCGCCCGCTGGAACCGGCGCGGGTGAAATGGTTCGACAAATCCAAGGGCTTTGGCTTTGCCAATGTGTTTGGACGGCCCGAAGATGTTTTCGTGCATGTCGAGGTGTTGCGCCTGTCCGGCTTTGCCGATCTTGCGGCGGGCGAGGCGGTGTGCCTGCGCATCATCGACGGCAAGCGCGGGCGTATGGCGGTACAGGTGGTATCATGGGAAGCAGCAGCGCGTGGTCAGGACGGCTGA
- the pdxH gene encoding pyridoxamine 5'-phosphate oxidase, translating into MDRTGIFAGDNPFALAQSWLQDAEGQEPNDPNAIALGTVDADGLPNVRMVLLKEIETTGAGGFVFYTNYGSVKGQEIAATGKAAFVLHWKSLRRQIRVRGLTEREEGPQADDYYHSRSLKSRLGAWASAQSQPLSSRGALMAEVAKVTALKGPNPARPPFWGGVRIRPLEIEFWADGAFRLHDRFRWQRDSLESQWKIDRLNP; encoded by the coding sequence ATGGACAGGACGGGGATCTTCGCGGGCGACAACCCCTTTGCGCTCGCGCAAAGCTGGTTGCAGGACGCCGAAGGGCAGGAGCCGAATGACCCGAACGCCATTGCCTTGGGCACCGTGGATGCCGACGGCCTGCCCAATGTGCGGATGGTGTTGCTGAAAGAGATCGAAACGACAGGCGCGGGCGGGTTTGTGTTCTACACCAACTACGGCAGCGTGAAGGGGCAGGAGATCGCCGCAACTGGCAAGGCGGCCTTTGTGCTGCATTGGAAGTCGCTGCGCCGCCAGATCCGGGTGCGCGGCCTGACCGAACGCGAAGAGGGCCCGCAGGCCGATGACTATTATCACAGCCGCAGCCTGAAATCTCGTCTGGGGGCCTGGGCCAGCGCGCAGTCGCAGCCGCTGTCGTCGCGCGGCGCGCTGATGGCCGAAGTGGCCAAGGTGACAGCGCTCAAGGGTCCGAATCCTGCCCGCCCGCCGTTCTGGGGCGGTGTGCGCATTCGGCCTCTGGAAATAGAGTTCTGGGCCGATGGTGCCTTCCGGTTGCACGACCGCTTCCGTTGGCAGCGTGACAGCTTGGAGAGCCAGTGGAAAATCGACCGTCTGAACCCTTGA
- the fabI gene encoding enoyl-ACP reductase FabI: MATGLLAGKRGLIMGLANDKSIAWGIAKACADQGAELAFSYQGDALKKRVEPLAASIGSDFLAECDVSDEASLDGLFAAIKTRWDSLDFVVHAIGFSDKNELRGRYVDTSPANFRMTMDISVYSFTAVCQRASAMMGPGGSLLTLTYYGAEKVMPHYNVMGVAKAALEASVKYLAEDLGKDGIRVNAISAGPIKTLAASGIGDFRYIMKWNELNSPLRRNVTQEEVGKASLYLLSDLGSGTTGENLHVDAGYHVVGMKAVDAPDIDVVTGRKE; encoded by the coding sequence ATGGCGACTGGACTTCTGGCCGGAAAGCGCGGGCTCATCATGGGCCTCGCCAATGACAAGTCGATCGCCTGGGGCATCGCCAAAGCCTGTGCCGATCAGGGGGCCGAACTGGCCTTCTCGTATCAGGGCGACGCTCTGAAAAAGCGGGTCGAGCCGCTGGCCGCCTCGATCGGATCAGATTTTCTGGCCGAATGCGATGTGTCGGACGAAGCCTCGCTGGACGGGCTGTTTGCCGCGATCAAGACCCGCTGGGACAGCCTTGATTTCGTGGTTCATGCCATCGGCTTTTCCGACAAGAACGAATTGCGCGGCCGCTATGTCGATACCTCGCCTGCGAACTTCCGCATGACGATGGACATTTCGGTCTACAGCTTTACCGCCGTCTGCCAACGCGCCTCGGCGATGATGGGGCCCGGCGGCAGCCTGCTGACGCTGACCTATTACGGTGCCGAAAAGGTCATGCCGCATTACAATGTGATGGGTGTGGCCAAGGCCGCATTGGAGGCATCGGTCAAATATCTGGCCGAGGATCTGGGCAAGGATGGCATCCGCGTCAACGCCATTTCCGCCGGGCCGATCAAGACGCTGGCCGCCAGCGGCATCGGCGATTTCCGTTATATCATGAAGTGGAACGAGCTGAACTCGCCGCTGCGCCGCAATGTGACGCAGGAAGAGGTGGGCAAGGCCTCGCTCTATCTGCTGTCGGACCTTGGGTCGGGCACCACCGGCGAAAACCTGCATGTCGATGCGGGCTATCATGTCGTTGGCATGAAGGCCGTGGATGCGCCGGATATCGACGTGGTGACGGGGCGCAAGGAATGA
- a CDS encoding LysE family translocator has translation MTLAAFLAVALLHLMAAISPGPAVLMAARTGVTEGLRTGAFLAAGIGLGGVIWAAAALFGLNLVFEAAPALLWALKLLGGAYLIWMAWGMWRDATTPLDLDQASRLPRSPASAFRLGVLTQLANPKPAVLFSAIFIGTVPQGTAPLVYVALLVVVFLNETVWNILVARIFSFERTRAGYISLKTVIDRSFGGLLALLGVKIAAT, from the coding sequence ATGACGCTGGCGGCCTTTCTCGCGGTTGCGCTGCTGCATCTGATGGCCGCCATCAGCCCCGGCCCTGCCGTGCTGATGGCCGCGCGCACCGGCGTGACCGAAGGGCTGCGCACCGGCGCGTTTCTGGCGGCGGGCATCGGCCTTGGCGGCGTCATCTGGGCGGCGGCAGCGCTGTTCGGCCTCAATCTCGTGTTCGAGGCCGCGCCTGCCCTGCTCTGGGCGCTGAAGCTGCTGGGCGGTGCCTATTTGATCTGGATGGCATGGGGCATGTGGCGCGATGCCACCACGCCGCTGGATCTGGATCAGGCCAGCCGCCTGCCCCGCTCGCCCGCCTCGGCTTTCCGGCTGGGGGTTCTGACCCAGCTTGCCAATCCGAAACCGGCGGTGCTGTTCTCGGCCATCTTCATCGGCACCGTGCCGCAGGGCACCGCGCCCTTGGTCTATGTCGCGCTGCTGGTCGTGGTTTTCCTGAACGAAACCGTCTGGAACATACTTGTCGCCCGCATCTTCTCGTTCGAGCGGACCCGCGCGGGCTATATCAGCCTGAAAACCGTGATTGATCGCAGCTTTGGCGGATTGCTCGCCCTGCTGGGCGTCAAGATCGCCGCCACCTGA
- the gpt gene encoding xanthine phosphoribosyltransferase has protein sequence MIDRLPHEKGFHVSWDQIHRDARALAWRLDGKGPDGGAWRAVVGITRGGLVPAMIVSRELDIRVVDTISVKSYSHQSQTEAQVTKSPQSELMGDGTGILIVDDLVDSGKTLELVRKLYPRAHFATVYAKPSGKPQVDTYITEVSQDTWIFFPWDMALQYVQPFRGTD, from the coding sequence ATGATCGACCGCCTGCCGCATGAAAAGGGCTTTCACGTCAGCTGGGACCAGATCCACCGCGATGCCCGCGCGTTGGCCTGGCGGCTGGATGGCAAGGGGCCGGATGGCGGCGCCTGGCGGGCCGTGGTCGGGATCACGCGCGGCGGGCTGGTGCCGGCGATGATCGTCTCGCGCGAGTTGGACATCCGCGTGGTCGATACGATTTCGGTGAAAAGCTACAGCCACCAGTCGCAGACCGAAGCGCAGGTGACCAAAAGCCCGCAGTCAGAGCTGATGGGCGATGGCACCGGCATCCTGATCGTCGATGATCTGGTGGATTCCGGCAAGACGCTGGAACTGGTGCGCAAGCTCTATCCCCGCGCGCATTTTGCCACGGTCTATGCCAAGCCGAGCGGCAAGCCGCAGGTCGATACCTATATCACCGAGGTCAGCCAGGACACCTGGATCTTCTTCCCCTGGGATATGGCGCTGCAATATGTGCAGCCGTTCCGCGGCACGGATTGA
- a CDS encoding aminotransferase → MTLPLNPAMAATFPPPVMEARRWLSGVVFTPERPLINVSQAAPVDSPPLGLRQALAEAALHDPQAHLYGPVLGLPALREEIAAQWSAAYGGSIRDDQVAITQGCNQAFTAVMSTLAGAGDEVILPTPWYFNHKMWLDMQGVTTVPMATGSDLLPDPDKAASLITPRTRAIVLVSPNNPGGVEYPAELIGRFRDLCRGRGLALIVDETYRDFDSRHGRDIGGRPHDLFTDPDWDDVLIQLYSFSKAYRLTGHRVGAIVAAAARLAEVEKFLDTVAICPSQLGQIGALWGMQNLGAWVAGERAEILARRAAMLNGFKALPAWRLLGCGAYFAYVEHPFDASSADLAKQLVQDQAILMLPGTMFQPDSHAEGKRQFRIAFANVDAGGIAEMFNRLSDFRP, encoded by the coding sequence ATGACCCTGCCGCTGAACCCCGCCATGGCCGCCACCTTCCCGCCCCCGGTGATGGAGGCGCGGCGCTGGCTGTCTGGTGTGGTCTTCACGCCGGAGCGGCCGCTGATCAATGTCAGTCAGGCAGCGCCGGTGGACAGCCCGCCCCTTGGCCTGCGTCAGGCGCTGGCCGAGGCGGCACTGCATGATCCGCAGGCGCATCTTTATGGCCCGGTTCTGGGCCTGCCCGCCCTGCGCGAAGAGATTGCGGCGCAATGGTCCGCCGCCTATGGCGGCAGCATCCGGGACGATCAGGTGGCGATCACCCAGGGCTGCAATCAGGCCTTCACCGCCGTGATGTCGACCCTCGCCGGGGCGGGGGACGAGGTGATCCTGCCGACGCCATGGTATTTCAATCACAAGATGTGGCTGGATATGCAGGGCGTGACCACGGTGCCGATGGCGACCGGAAGCGACCTGCTGCCCGATCCTGACAAGGCCGCCAGTCTGATTACCCCGCGCACCCGCGCCATCGTGCTGGTCAGCCCGAACAATCCGGGCGGCGTGGAATATCCCGCCGAGTTGATTGGCCGCTTCCGCGATCTGTGCCGGGGCCGCGGGCTGGCGCTGATCGTCGACGAAACCTACCGCGACTTCGACAGCCGCCATGGCCGCGACATTGGCGGCAGGCCACATGATCTGTTCACCGATCCCGATTGGGACGATGTGCTGATCCAGCTGTATTCCTTTTCCAAGGCCTATCGGCTGACCGGGCATCGCGTGGGGGCCATCGTGGCCGCCGCTGCCCGGCTGGCCGAGGTGGAGAAGTTTCTGGACACGGTGGCGATCTGCCCGTCGCAACTAGGCCAGATCGGCGCGCTGTGGGGGATGCAGAACCTTGGCGCATGGGTCGCGGGCGAGCGGGCCGAAATTCTGGCCCGGCGCGCCGCGATGCTGAACGGGTTCAAGGCCTTGCCCGCCTGGCGTCTGCTGGGCTGCGGCGCCTATTTTGCCTATGTCGAACACCCGTTTGACGCCAGCTCGGCCGATCTGGCGAAACAGCTGGTGCAGGATCAGGCGATCCTGATGTTGCCCGGCACCATGTTCCAGCCCGACAGCCATGCCGAAGGCAAACGCCAGTTCCGCATTGCCTTTGCCAATGTCGATGCGGGCGGGATTGCGGAAATGTTCAACCGGCTCAGCGACTTCCGCCCCTGA